The following proteins are co-located in the Styela clava chromosome 15, kaStyClav1.hap1.2, whole genome shotgun sequence genome:
- the LOC120334386 gene encoding integrin beta-1-binding protein 1-like, producing the protein MFRRQTKIARLSGDDSEQSLSQGSSKSKSHSLDSSEDLSKSSSLSSPEAGSKRAGSISSAVSSVVLSDGNETDFPVRIVGCLENVSGAGCGPLDVINLIDIAQQENELPFVATNEEAVISLTVHGIKLTKASNSTVLYRIPLHKIERIVIFDDGLIGNTMLAVKCARDFENSNKEAMFNIHAYQCESKELAQEVCRSFSHILDTAIGATFPGKTVQSVT; encoded by the exons ATGTTTCGGCGTCAGACCAAGATTGCTCGCTTGAGCGGAGATGACAGTGAACAATCACTTAGCCAAGGAAGTTCAAAGAGCAAG TCTCACTCCTTGGATTCCAGTGAAGATCTTTCAAAATCGAGTTCATTGTCAAGTCCAGAGGCTGGTTCGAAAAGGGCAGGCAGCATTTCTTCAGCTGTAAGCTCAG TGGTGTTATCCGATGGCAATGAAACTGACTTTCCAGTTCGAATCGTTGGATGCTTGGAAAATGTTTCTGGTGCAGGATGTGGGCCACTGGATGTTATAAATCTGATTGATATTGCTCAG CAAGAAAATGAGCTACCATTTGTGGCGACAAATGAAGAAGCAGTTATATCTCTCACAGTACATGGGATAAAACTGACAAAAGCCAGCAACAGC ACTGTTCTATATCGTATTCCTCTTCACAAGATAGAAAGAATTGTTATCTTCGATGATGGACTTATTGGTAATACAATGTTAGCTGTAAAATGTGCCAGAGATTTTGAAAACAGCAACAAGGAAGCGATGTTCAATATTCATGCTTATCAATGCGAAAGCAAG gaGCTAGCGCAAGAGGTTTGTAGAAGTTTCAGTCACATTCTTGATACAGCAATTGGTGCTACTTTTCCAGGAAAAACCGTCCAATCAGTAACATGA